Proteins from a single region of Polyangiaceae bacterium:
- a CDS encoding cupredoxin domain-containing protein, with translation MSMKWAVVLAGCIATSVTACGGDDDTSGSGGSSSGGASGGSAGTTGGTAGSGGVSGSSSGGGAGLGGSAGSDASVCVPPEAGTVAEVNDCAGAPVAQTVEIQNFAFSPASATVKVGEVVKFENLDISSHTSTSGTPSCSAQEWDTGTLEQNATKCVKFLVAGNYPYFCFIHPSMVGSVTVTN, from the coding sequence ATGAGCATGAAATGGGCAGTGGTTCTCGCAGGGTGCATCGCCACTTCGGTGACGGCCTGCGGCGGTGATGACGACACGAGCGGCAGTGGCGGTAGCTCCAGTGGCGGCGCAAGCGGTGGCAGCGCTGGAACCACGGGTGGTACCGCAGGCAGCGGTGGCGTTTCAGGTAGCAGCAGTGGCGGAGGTGCCGGCCTAGGGGGCAGCGCGGGCAGCGATGCGAGCGTGTGCGTACCGCCGGAAGCTGGCACTGTGGCCGAAGTGAACGACTGCGCTGGGGCTCCGGTTGCCCAGACCGTCGAGATCCAGAACTTCGCATTCTCCCCGGCCTCTGCGACCGTGAAGGTTGGCGAAGTAGTGAAGTTCGAGAACCTGGATATCTCCTCTCACACCTCGACGTCCGGCACTCCGAGTTGCTCGGCGCAGGAGTGGGATACCGGCACGTTGGAGCAGAACGCAACCAAATGCGTGAAGTTCCTGGTTGCGGGGAACTATCCCTACTTCTGCTTCATCCACCCCTCCATGGTCGGGTCCGTCACCGTGACGAACTGA
- a CDS encoding TerB family tellurite resistance protein yields the protein MFGRWLRSSAAATEPEGAEALAHQVGKHLPDADDDTVRVVTAITGLLGVIAYADRDYSASEETRVRRELSRIHGMTDVGIEAIAEALRQNILEISTVQMPRYARTLVELADRELRAEVLEVLVDLSAADGVISNDEVKLLRTVTQALGLTQQDYNAAQHRHRDKLSALKPR from the coding sequence ATGTTTGGACGTTGGCTTCGCAGCTCCGCCGCCGCGACGGAACCCGAAGGCGCGGAGGCCTTGGCGCATCAAGTGGGCAAGCATCTTCCCGATGCCGATGACGACACCGTGCGCGTCGTGACGGCCATCACTGGATTGCTCGGTGTGATCGCCTACGCGGACCGCGACTACAGCGCCAGCGAGGAGACGCGTGTACGTCGCGAGCTCTCGCGCATCCACGGCATGACCGACGTCGGCATCGAGGCCATCGCCGAGGCACTGCGCCAAAACATCCTCGAGATCTCCACGGTGCAGATGCCGCGCTACGCACGCACGCTCGTCGAGTTGGCAGATCGCGAACTGCGGGCGGAGGTGCTCGAGGTGCTCGTGGACCTATCCGCCGCCGATGGCGTCATCAGCAATGACGAGGTCAAACTGCTACGCACCGTGACCCAAGCGCTGGGGTTGACGCAACAAGACTACAATGCGGCCCAGCACCGTCATCGCGACAAGCTCAGCGCGTTGAAGCCTCGTTGA
- the rph gene encoding ribonuclease PH, with amino-acid sequence MSSQQPSDALKKKRGDRALNLVRPVEVQPGFQRMAEGSALYRAGNTVVLCTASIDASVPKWMEGKGRGWVTAEYQMHPRSNPVRRERRDGRERSLGGRTREIERLIGRALRAAVDLQALGERSVVVDCDVLEADGGTRTASITGGFIALALALDALRKRGELKAPALRDQVAAVSVGHVDGQLALDLCYAEDSSARVDLNAVATARGGIVEIQGTAEGEAVPRQDMDAMVDLALEGIRELCEVQRRTLASAGATLEELVQTAR; translated from the coding sequence ATGAGTTCTCAGCAGCCCTCCGACGCCCTGAAGAAGAAGCGCGGTGACCGCGCCCTGAATCTCGTTCGCCCCGTCGAGGTTCAGCCGGGATTCCAGCGCATGGCGGAAGGATCCGCGTTGTACCGCGCCGGCAACACCGTCGTGCTCTGCACGGCATCGATCGACGCTTCGGTTCCGAAGTGGATGGAGGGCAAGGGGCGTGGCTGGGTCACCGCGGAGTACCAAATGCATCCGCGTTCCAATCCGGTGCGCCGCGAACGCCGCGACGGCCGCGAGCGCTCCCTGGGTGGGCGCACCCGCGAGATCGAGCGCTTGATCGGCCGGGCACTGCGCGCGGCCGTCGACTTGCAGGCCCTGGGCGAGCGCAGCGTCGTGGTCGACTGCGATGTGTTGGAAGCGGACGGCGGAACGCGCACGGCGAGCATCACCGGTGGCTTCATCGCCCTGGCCCTGGCCCTCGACGCGCTCCGCAAGCGTGGCGAGCTGAAGGCGCCAGCGCTACGCGATCAAGTTGCCGCCGTGAGTGTGGGTCACGTGGATGGTCAGCTCGCGCTGGACCTCTGCTACGCCGAGGACAGCTCCGCGCGTGTCGACCTGAACGCGGTGGCGACGGCCCGCGGTGGCATCGTCGAGATCCAAGGCACCGCCGAGGGCGAAGCGGTGCCGCGCCAGGACATGGATGCGATGGTGGATCTGGCCCTCGAGGGCATTCGAGAGTTGTGCGAAGTGCAGCGCCGCACCCTGGCCAGCGCGGGCGCGACGCTCGAGGAACTGGTCCAAACCGCGCGCTGA
- a CDS encoding AgmX/PglI C-terminal domain-containing protein — MVPEPDASPQSTASPGDGGSGARVVIGGVGHQGYEDVAAVVASMRPGFRRCYERSLASNPNQGGALRVTVRIGPSGEVLSATATGSGYSSSLLECLEGRARKSRFPPPEGGAAVIVIPLTLLP, encoded by the coding sequence ATGGTTCCCGAACCTGACGCTTCTCCTCAGTCGACCGCGAGTCCCGGCGACGGTGGATCCGGGGCAAGAGTAGTCATCGGGGGTGTTGGGCACCAGGGCTACGAGGACGTTGCCGCCGTGGTTGCGAGCATGCGCCCAGGGTTCCGTCGCTGCTATGAGCGCTCACTCGCCAGCAATCCAAACCAGGGCGGCGCGCTTCGCGTGACCGTTCGCATCGGTCCAAGTGGCGAAGTCCTCTCGGCGACAGCTACCGGCTCCGGCTACTCGTCGAGTCTGCTCGAGTGCTTGGAAGGGCGCGCGCGGAAATCGCGCTTTCCGCCGCCGGAGGGTGGTGCTGCGGTGATCGTCATTCCCCTCACGTTGCTTCCGTGA